In the genome of Candidatus Syntrophosphaera sp., the window TATCCCCCTATGACGATTATGCCATGTGCTTCTACGCCGTGGTGGACAACTCCATAATCTGCATCGAGCTGAAGATCGTGAACTGATGAAGGCCAAACATCTCCTTCCCGGGATCCTGCTGATTCTTTGCGGAATGCTGTCCGCGGTGACCGGCTCGGTCTCGCGCACCGGTTTTGCCCGCCTGCAGTATGACGGCGGCGGCGATTGGTACAACGATCCCGAAGTTTTGCCCAATCTGGCCAGGTTTGTCAATTCCACCCTGAACACCGATTTCCCCCTCGACCAGAATGTGGTCCGGGCAAGCGACGCCAGGCTGTTCGAACAACCTTTCGTCTATCTCACCGGGCATGGAAACATCCGCTTCGATGAGCGCGAGCTCCAGAACCTGAGGGAATGGATGCTGCGCGGCGGCTTTCTCTATGCCGATGACGACTATGGCATGGACACAGCTTTCCGGCGCGAGATCAAACGTGTGTTTCCAGAGTACGACCTCGTCGAACTGGACGGCTCATTTCCTCTGTTCACCAGCTTTTTCGACTTTTCCACGGGGCTGCCCAAGATCCACCAGCATGACGAAAAACCGCCCCAGGCTTTCGGCATCTTTGACGAAAACGGACGCCTGATGTGCTTCTACACCTATGAGACCAATATCAGCGACGGCTGGGCTGACCCCTCCACCCACAAGGACCCTCCCGAGGTCCGCGAAGCCGCGCTGCGCTTTGGCTGCAACATCATCTACTATCTGATCTCCCGGGGCTGACATGCGCGTTTGCGTTATCTCGGACATCCATTACAAGTTCGCGCCCGAAACCGAGGCAGACCTTCAGAACGAAGAACTGGTGCTGTCCTTTCTGCGCGGAGCGGTTGGAAAGTATGACCTGATGG includes:
- a CDS encoding DUF4159 domain-containing protein, with the protein product MKAKHLLPGILLILCGMLSAVTGSVSRTGFARLQYDGGGDWYNDPEVLPNLARFVNSTLNTDFPLDQNVVRASDARLFEQPFVYLTGHGNIRFDERELQNLREWMLRGGFLYADDDYGMDTAFRREIKRVFPEYDLVELDGSFPLFTSFFDFSTGLPKIHQHDEKPPQAFGIFDENGRLMCFYTYETNISDGWADPSTHKDPPEVREAALRFGCNIIYYLISRG